From Schizosaccharomyces pombe strain 972h- genome assembly, chromosome: II, the proteins below share one genomic window:
- the mrz1 gene encoding ubiquitin-protein ligase E3 has product MKKQFLVRKNSSNSRYLRRDCVICLQKDGLRAQLSPCGHDQFDYSCICRWMDQSLTCPICKRHVDCVFYGFHGSSLYKKWYTQSLGSNQYSISRQLLRQPSFSSSENTDRLADLLRVRRFIYQKAWKSYENPSLSSHRQYQIPTPIQLASSASLLKKVESFIAKELLLFEYLDGHQINFIQIFLMGLLRVQNIQHPQTIDELAEFIGHEESSILLHELQRYLQFRPLSISSYLYSKRYLYGPEGLTMVQLLSQIENIQHESGPETENS; this is encoded by the coding sequence atgaaaaagcAATTCCTTGTACGTAAAAACTCGTCAAATTCTCGCTACCTTCGTCGAGATTGCGTTAtatgtttacaaaaagatGGTCTTCGGGCACAGCTATCTCCATGTGGGCATGACCAGTTCGATTATTCTTGCATATGTCGCTGGATGGATCAATCCTTGACATGTCCCATCTGTAAGAGACACGTAGATTGTGTGTTTTATGGATTTCATGGGTCAAGTTTGTATAAGAAGTGGTATACTCAATCTTTGGGGTCAAATCAGTATTCGATTTCACGACAATTACTACGGCAGCCTTCATTTTCCTCCAGCGAAAACACTGACAGATTGGCCGATTTGCTACGCGTACGACGTTTCATCTATCAAAAGGCATGGAAAAGCTATGAAAATCCCTCGCTTTCATCACATAGGCAATATCAAATACCCACTCCTATCCAACTAGCTTCTAGCGCAtctttattaaagaaagtgGAAAGCTTTATTGCTAAAGAACTTCTCTTGTTTGAATATTTAGATGGACATCAAATTAACTTTATACAAATCTTTTTGATGGGTCTCTTACGAGTTCAGAATATTCAACATCCACAAACCATTGATGAATTAGCGGAATTTATAGGCCATGAAGAGTCCTCTATACTCCTCCATGAATTGCAAAGATATTTACAATTCCGTCCATTGTCGATAAGCAGCTACTTGTATAGCAAGCGATATTTGTATGGTCCGGAAGGCTTAACAATGGTTCAGCTGTTGAgtcaaattgaaaacattcAGCATGAATCTGGTCCTGAGACGGAAAATTCGTAA